AGGCGGGGGTTCCGATTGTCAGTGTTCCCGGCCAGGGCTACACCCTGATGCCCGGCTACTTTCTGCCGCCACTGCGCTTCAGTGTGGATGAAGCCGTCATGCTTCTGCTCGGAAGTGAGGTGATGACCCAGGCCTTCGGGGCAGGTCCTGCCGACGAGGCCAGAAACGCCGCTCGCAAGATCCGTGCTGTTCTCAGCGAACGTGTGCAGCAGGAAGTGCAGTTCCTGCGTCATAACATCCGGTTCGTGGAGCAGGATTCCGCCGCCGAGGAAACGCAGGAACGTCTGCGGGCCCTTCGTCAGGCAATCGTCGAGCGGCACGCCGTCGAGTTCAGCTATCACAAGCCCCAGGCCCGGGCAGAGACACGGCACGTCGATCCGCACGGACTGTACCGCCTGAATCAGGTGTGGCTGCTCGCCGCCTTCGATCACGCACGCAGCGAGTTCCGCAGTTTCCGCCTGGACCGCATCGAACAGCTCAGAGTTCTTCCAGAGCAGTTCGAGCGGCAGCCGAACTTCACCTTGCAGCGCGACGAAACCCGTGAAGGGCGCGAACTCGTCGTGCAGGCCCTGTTCAGCCGGGACGCGGCCCGCGAGGTCAGGCACCGCCTCTCGTATTACGTGACCCGTCTTCAGGACACTCCGGATGGGCTGCTCGTGACGCTGCATGTGCGGGCTGCCGAGGAGATCGTGCCCTGGCTGCTGTCGTGGGCGGGCAGGGTGCGGGTGCTCGAACCGGTCTCCATCCAGCTTCGGCTGCTGGAGGCGGCCCAGGAGATCGTGCGAAGCTCCTCCTGAACGCTGCTGACAGGACGGTGTCACTCGGTCTCTGCACACTGGAGACGGAGGAACACACATGCACACCCGTTTGATGTTCACATCGGCACAGGTCCGGGATCTGGACGTTTCGCAGGAGTTTTTTACGCAGGTCATCGGGTTTGAGGCAGCCGAGCAGTCCCCGCCGGGAGCGGTGGTGTTCCGAAATGACCACGGCTCGGTCTTTGCCATCCGGCTGCCCCTGCCCGGTACCGACCTCACCAAAGACCTGGGGCTGGGAATGGGACTCTGGTTCAGCGTGGCCGATGTTGACGCGCTGCACGCCCGAATTGTCTCGGCAGGCGGACAGGTCGTCTCGCCTCCACAGGCTGGCCCCTTTGGGCGCATGGTGGTGGTGAGCGCCCCGGACGGCTATCAGCTCACCTTCTATCAGGAAGGAGAAACGCTGTGACGACCACCACCACACACCGGCTGCAGCCCACGCCAC
The genomic region above belongs to Deinococcus sp. KNUC1210 and contains:
- a CDS encoding YafY family protein, coding for MNRTDRLLAIVLELQGQGRVRAEDLAGQLEVSRRTIYRDVLALNEAGVPIVSVPGQGYTLMPGYFLPPLRFSVDEAVMLLLGSEVMTQAFGAGPADEARNAARKIRAVLSERVQQEVQFLRHNIRFVEQDSAAEETQERLRALRQAIVERHAVEFSYHKPQARAETRHVDPHGLYRLNQVWLLAAFDHARSEFRSFRLDRIEQLRVLPEQFERQPNFTLQRDETREGRELVVQALFSRDAAREVRHRLSYYVTRLQDTPDGLLVTLHVRAAEEIVPWLLSWAGRVRVLEPVSIQLRLLEAAQEIVRSSS
- a CDS encoding VOC family protein; translation: MHTRLMFTSAQVRDLDVSQEFFTQVIGFEAAEQSPPGAVVFRNDHGSVFAIRLPLPGTDLTKDLGLGMGLWFSVADVDALHARIVSAGGQVVSPPQAGPFGRMVVVSAPDGYQLTFYQEGETL